A window of the Plasmodium vivax chromosome 12, whole genome shotgun sequence genome harbors these coding sequences:
- a CDS encoding hypothetical protein, conserved (encoded by transcript PVX_118035A) — MADAIWSVPLHCEANHLDTHATVPTPFTDARNYKRKSIDEHDECSFVEDLLYLNQERKDSQSTQHSLHSQNAQNVQNDNLFVNVELGSTRTSAIGLNAVKNASYAESKIKESSSAKNHQNFGPPGELSLESPLNEIQRYQLTLLKKSNPACPKAPKVSITSDKHEGEDQTGDNSDEPKLKTASDEAKIGISLKENIHPLNNSTQGKMQERHLLIKPRRNYSDLHASQMDDSNANNENLLRSNEQTPGGKDALVRCGHFSNGHRIPSFVDLKKGDRMNQPNSSFQYEGEGTKSTPPNNKPTKEPLNNGYLPKGAAPEWRDETVVGDKPSSQMGEGKYKATPNSMGELAFKKSSLTCREGLFENYSYANMGEANEVNEASEVNEMNETNEAYASNKTNERCADLRRGPPRDALKKCHQMDDHCVIYKRERQGEKKALEEDHAKEEVPASQFGRKGPNRFNPQADADLSPLRSSFADTNGAVSSRKEIKITQKNEVTHSILHISNRSAIHLQKPANVKANMPLVSHEKNVASNLKVPDRQIPPEKEANSVSRNNTPNKLTHKSVPKNVSVSSKIKNDKAVTYLTYEDITEFECEVNTETIHEMITKLLEITKDQEWTKQIENLINLRKILKYHHKLFFENHAKELRKISRSIIELLNSPRSCVSKNALLCLSEFYSIGKKRMDATLDDVILPCLKKAHQTSTDFLSSAANNALLSICNSCTESKLILHFVKIITSKQKTYNLICLKCLIAVIIKFEDNISKFKEINKLIEALVECTAGGSAEMKCTARVALVVLDNICPIKQNGSKFHIPADKIKKIEGLTDRTSESEIDSVLGKIKFS; from the exons ATGGCGGATGCCATATGGTCGGTCCCACTCCACTGTGAAGCAAACCACCTCGATACTCATGCGACCGTTCCCACCCCCTTCACAGACGCAAGAAATTACAAAAGAAAATCGATTGACGAGCACGATGAATGTTCTTTTGTTGAAGATTTACTCTACCTAAATCAAGAGAGGAAAGATTCGCAGAGCACGCAACATTCGCTACATTCgcaaaatgcgcaaaatgtgcaaaacgATAATTTATTTGTCAATGTAGAACTTGGTTCAACTCGAACCAGCGCCATCGGTCTGAACGCAGTGAAGAATGCCAGCTATGCGGAGAGTAAGATAAAGGAGTCGAGCAGTGCTAAGAATCACCAAAATTTTGGCCCACCCGGTGAACTTAGCCTAGAGTCCCCCCTGAACGAAATT CAACGGTACCAGCTGACCCTGCTCAAGAAAAGCAACCCCGCATGTCCCAAAGCGCCAAAGGTATCCATCACCAGTGACAAACACGAGGGAGAAGACCAAACTGGAGATAACTCTGATGAACCGAAGCTCAAGACAGCCAGTGATGAAGCCAAAATAGGTATCTCtttgaaggaaaatataCACCCTTTAAATAATTCTACCCAAGGAAAAATGCAAGAAAGGCACTTGCTCATTAAACCGAGACGGAATTACAGCGATTTACATGCAAGCCAAATGGATGACTCGAACGCGAATAATGAAAATCTGCTCAGATCGAATGAGCAGACACCTGGTGGGAAGGACGCTCTGGTAAGATGTGGCCATTTCTCGAATGGACATAGAATCCCATCATTTGTTGAcctgaaaaagggggatagAATGAACCAACCGAATAGCTCATTTCAGTACGAAGGAGAAGGGACAAAAAGTACCCCCCCAAATAATAAGCCCACGAAGGAGCCCCTAAACAATGGGTATTTGCCCAAGGGGGCAGCGCCCGAGTGGAGGGATGAAACTGTCGTAGGTGACAAACCGAGTAGCCAAATGGGTGAAGGGAAGTATAAGGCAACCCCCAATTCGATGGGAGAgcttgcttttaaaaaaagcagtCTTACGTGTAGGGAGGGCTTGTTTGAGAATTACAGTTATGCCAACATGGGGGAAGCGAATGAGGTGAATGAAGCGAGCGAGGTGAATGAGATGAATGAAACGAACGAGGCGTACGCTTCGAATAAGACGAACGAGCGGTGCGCCGACCTGCGGAGGGGACCCCCACGGGACGCTTTGAAGAAGTGCCACCAGATGGACGACCACTGCGTGATTTACAAGCGAGAAAGAcagggtgaaaaaaaggcgcttGAAGAAGATCACGCCAAGGAAGAGGTACCCGCGAGTCAGTTTGGAAGAAAGGGCCCCAATCGATTCAACCCACAAGCGGATGCTGACTTGTCTCCATTGCGTAGCAGTTTTGCAGATACTAATGGAGCAGTGAGCAGCaggaaggaaataaaaattacgcaGAAAAACGAGGTGACCCACTCCATTCTTCACATTTCGAACAGAAGCGCCATACATTTGCAGAAACCCGCTAATGTAAAGGCAAATATGCCCCTCGTAAGCCACGAAAAGAACGTAGCGTCTAACTTAAAAGTGCCGGACAGGCAAATTCCCCCTGAGAAAGAAGCAAATAGCGTCTCTCGAAATAACACGCCAAATAAGCTAACGCATAAGAGTGTACCCAAAAATGTGAGTGTCAGCTcgaagataaaaaatgacaaagcAGTTACCTACCTGACGTATGAAGATATTACCGAATTTGAATGCGAAGTGAACACAGAGACCATCCATGAGATGATTACGAAGTTGCTAGAAATTACCAAAGATCAGGAATGGACCAAGcaaattgaaaatttaattaacttaagaaaaattttaaaatatcatcataaattattttttgaaaatcatGCAAAGGagttaagaaaaatatcgAGGTCTATAATAGAGCTGTTAAATAGCCCCCGATCTTGTGTTTCAAAAAATGCCCTACTATGTTTGTCCGAATTTTACTCCATTGGCAAGAAAAGAATGGATGCTACTTTGGATGACGTCATCCTGCCGTGTTTGAAGAAGGCTCACCAGACGTCCACGGACTTTCTGAGCAGCGCTGCCAACAATGCGCTCCTCTCGATATGTAACTCGTGTACCGAGAGCAAGCTGATTTTGCACTTTGTGAAGATAATTACCTC AAAGCAAAAGACGTACAACCTGATATGCCTCAAGTGCCTGATCGCGGTCATAATCAAGTTTGAGGATAACATTTCCAAGTTTAAGGAAATTAACAAGCTTATAGAGGCCCTTGTGGAG TGCACCGCAGGGGGAAGCGCCGAGATGAAGTGCACAGCCAGGGTGGCCTTGGTCGTTCTGGACAA CATTTGCCCGATCAAGCAGAACGGCAGCAAGTTTCACATTCCCGcggataaaataaagaag ATCGAAGGCCTGACGGACCGAACGTCCGAAAGCGAAATCGACTCCGTGCTGGGGAAAATCAAGTTCAGTTGA
- a CDS encoding hypothetical protein, conserved (encoded by transcript PVX_118040A), with the protein MKSFVCYVGLIVALALQLRAIQLNTNSLNPVSYVELGNHLSNKVGALWKSQLDSFVDVVSTRIVDRLENDISSSEGAENMMILLENDAELFDTAAYKGHNMSLIEDEFIKKLKEKFHNSKFGKGLKKLGSKVKAKLSDLYKKHKHKLKHFLKVMITGLVIPLAVKFIRKHLNLWRKKTLEATKKLDDDARSVANPVIIALYDQFQQKLEEYAAENQLNADKEMSVMDQLQSEKKSIENIEKQEKQILQQ; encoded by the exons ATGAAATCATTTGTGTGTTACGTCGGCCTCATCGTGGCCTTGGCTCTGCAGCTGCGGGCCATCCAGCTCAATACTAACAGCCTCAACCCAGTCTCATACGTCGAAC TTGGCAACCACCTTTCGAACAAAGTGGGAGCGCTATGGAAAAGTCAGTTAGACTCATTCGTAGATGTCGTGTCTACCAGAATTGTCGACAGATTGGAGAATGACATATCAAGCAGTGAGGGAGCGGAGAACATGATGATTCTTCTCGAG AACGATGCTGAGCTCTTCGACACGGCAGCATATAAAGGCCACAACATGTCACTCATCGAAGACGAgtttatcaaaaaattgaaagaaaaattccaCAACAGCAAATTCGGAAAgggtttaaaaaagttgGGATCCAAAGTTAAGGCGAAACTATCCGATTTGTACAAAAAGCACAAACATAAGCTGAAGCACTTCCTAAAGGTTATGATCACCGGTTTGGTTATCCCATTGGCAGTTAAGTTCATCCGAAAGCACCTGAACTTGTGGAGAAAGAAGACGTTAGAAGCGACCAAGAAGCTTGACGATGACGCAAGAAGCGTAGCCAACCCAGTTATTATTGCGCTGTACGACCAGTTTCAGCAAAAATTGGAGGAGTACGCCGCGGAGAACCAGTTAAACGCCGATAAGGAAATGAGCGTGATGGACCAGCTGCAGTCGGAGAAGAAGAGCATTGAGAATATCGAAaagcaggagaagcaaatCCTGCAGCAGTAG
- a CDS encoding hypothetical protein (encoded by transcript PVX_118045A) yields the protein MAENEAAKERSPMGNLKRSLTMTLYFIGISTASWFICTTKRRKEWADIMLDYVHHKRCSFLSNSWEHFLRRLKS from the exons ATGGCAGAAAATGAGGCCGCTAAGGAAAGATCCCCCATGGGGAACTTAA AAAGGAGCCTAACAATGACCTTGTATTTCATCGGGATTTCCACCGCGTCGTGGTTCATATGTACGACGAAACGGAGGAAGGAGTG GGCTGACATAATGCTGGACTACGTTCATCACAAGAGGTGTTCCTTCCTGTCCAACTCGTGGGAGCACTTTTTGAGGAGACTCAAGTCATGA
- a CDS encoding hypothetical protein, conserved (encoded by transcript PVX_118050A) encodes MFLFKLTKEGTIHTASSLNKPLLCNFKTSKNVNIGKLIKSKKIKSHELNKIEDVELLLQERHHDVFQSYPTIKNVHKIVDVKNIPVFNKNENPDNILSKVALHFGDLSYLRGDAAVNGTNHIFELTKEGNGYDCSGNFLKTCGDALFTEIKTVREQHKGKDILITKGHNSAYKCIIHVVEPYYNETEKLRKCYEDILQTAKRNSLKTIVFPLLGSGISLFKRHDAVVCCLEGIYEFMKEKRNMSSIDKVVLCTITDSHWMLLRDSIPLYLNVTAK; translated from the exons atgttcctttttaagctAACGAAAGAGGGTACCATACATACCGCCTCCTCCTTGAATAAACCccttttgtgtaattttaaaacgaGCAAAAATGTCAACATCGGCAAATtgataaaaagcaaaaaaataaaaagccaCGAATTAAACAAGATAGAAGATGTGGAACTTCTCCTACAAGAGAGACACCACGACGTTTTTCAGAGTTACCcaacaattaaaaatgtgcacaaaatTGTTGACGTGAAGAACATTCCtgtttttaacaaaaatgaaaatccGGACAACATCTTGAGCAAAGTGGCTCTTCACTTTGGAG ACTTGTCATACCTGCGAGGCGACGCAGCCGTGAACGGAACAAACCACATTTTCGAATTGACGAAGGAAGGAAACGGGTATGACTGTTCAggcaactttttaaaaacatgtGGAGACGCACTCTTCACCGAAATAAAAACTGTTCGAGAGCAACATAAAGGAAAAGACATACTCATAACAAAAGGGCATAACAGTGCATACAAATGCATTATACATGTGGTCGAACCGTACTATAACGAAACGGAAAAGTTAAGAAAGTGTTATGAGGACATCCTACaaacagcaaaaaggaataGCCTTAAGACGATTGTTTTTCCTCTGCTTGGCAGTGGTATTAGCCTCTTTAAAAGGCACGACGCTGTCGTGTGCTGTTTGGAAGGAATTTACGAATTcatgaaggagaaaagaaatatgAGTTCAATTGACAAAGTTGTTTTGTGTACAATCACAGACTCGCATTGGATGCTACTGAGAGATTCCATACCGCTTTACCTTAACGTGACAGCAAAGTGA
- a CDS encoding hypothetical protein, conserved (encoded by transcript PVX_118055A), whose translation MSSPINYSKFDQIDVSSSDDERKRRKPQLTTLGKKDKVVLSPSGLTILKGENGEINGADVRNSTNQEQTKPHISANQEQTEPHVESASPGATKNGAAQTDKNEDALKNKRNLENMITNGAVVPFKYIWNQSIQEINAYIALPLHTKAKSLVVQMQEDKMVVKKVAKQGEAAHIASAQSTNGTSNHEEVLIDKPFPFKVSEDEDTQLWEIKNMKINWKDIFHLANEVNNQNLHFDFEGSSFEKEETFLCINLKKKYEFEGFYVWWSCLFKDDQPINLSSLPTRKAMNKTGNSSTSFKTIWQEAHETFKKNISKRGLPRRVDL comes from the coding sequence ATGAGCAGCCCTATCAATTATTCCAAGTTTGACCAAATCGATGTGAGCTCGTCAGACGACGaacggaaaagaagaaagccACAACTAACAACACTAGGGAAGAAGGACAAAGTTGTGCTGTCGCCTAGCGGATTAACCATTTTGAAAGGTGAAAATGGAGAAATAAACGGCGCAGATGTGCGTAATAGTACCAATCAGGAGCAGACCAAACCGCACATCAGCGCTAACCAGGAACAGACCGAACCGCACGTCGAAAGTGCCTCTCCCGGGGCGACAAAAAATGGTGCTGCCCAAACGGATAAGAACGAGGAcgctttgaaaaataaaagaaatctCGAAAATATGATAACCAACGGAGCCGTCGTTCCCTTCAAGTACATATGGAATCAGTCGATACAAGAAATTAACGCTTACATCGCCTTGCCATTGCACACGAAAGCAAAATCGCTAGTCGTACAAATGCAGGAAGATAAAATGGTTGTTAAAAAGGTTGCAAagcagggagaagcagcacaTATTGCAAGTGCACAAAGCACAAATGGCACTTCCAACCACGAGGAAGTGCTAATTGATAAGCCATTCCCCTTTAAGGTAAGCGAGGATGAAGACACCCAACTgtgggaaataaaaaacatgaaaatcAACTGGAAGGACATTTTTCACCTCGCTAATGAAGTGAATAATCAAAATTTACACTTCGACTTTGAAGGAAGTTCTTTcgagaaggaagaaacatttttatgtattaatttaaaaaaaaaatacgaatttGAGGGCTTCTACGTTTGGTGGTCATGCCTATTCAAAGATGATCAGCCCATAAACTTATCCAGCTTGCCAACTCGCAAAGCAATGAACAAAACAGGGAACAGCAGCACGTCGTTCAAAACTATCTGGCAAGAAGCCCATgaaacgtttaaaaaaaacatatccAAAAGGGGCCTCCCCCGTCGCGTCGATCTGTGA
- a CDS encoding hypothetical protein, conserved (encoded by transcript PVX_118060A): MGDIFFYIDEIDNLLEDYRKLLIDLKKESERNDEKATKKCLDDIHFLNERIKTAKDAHFIEMRNLPEEEQNNYILKIKGKMAILEDLNMQFDFLKSKILYAQKEANRLKEQNRVKYVTPKDMEVRGDFIQDQTEDSIFRMKMMVNESEQITRDAAVKLNEQTEKLKRVKDKVDDVDTNVSSAKETLKEIAKEAVTDRFVRFLSLLIFIVLIILITVISISKKK; encoded by the coding sequence ATGGgcgatatatttttctacatAGACGAAATTGACAACCTGTTGGAGGACTACAGGAAATTATTAATCGATTTGAAAAAGGAATCGGAGcgaaatgatgaaaaggCAACGAAAAAGTGTTTGGACGATATTCACTTCCTCAATGAGAGAATAAAAACAGCCAAGGATGCTCACTTCATCGAGATGCGTAATTTACcagaggaggaacaaaataattatattttaaagatCAAGGGGAAGATGGCCATTCTGGAGGACCTCAACATGCAGTTTGATTTTCTCAAAAGCAAAATTCTGTATGCACAGAAGGAAGCCAATCGACtgaaagaacaaaataggGTCAAGTACGTAACCCCCAAGGATATGGAAGTTCGGGGGGACTTTATTCAGGACCAAACGGAGGATTCTATTTTTCGAATGAAAATGATGGTAAACGAATCGGAGCAGATAACGAGAGATGCTGCGGTCAAATTAAATGAACAGACTGAAAAACTGAAAAGGGTAAAGGACAAAGTGGATGACGTCGACACGAATGTTTCAAGTGCAAAGGAAACTTTGAAGGAAATAGCCAAAGAGGCTGTCACCGATAGGTTTGTCcgcttcctctccctcctcATATTCATCGTTTTGATTATTCTCATTACGGTCATTTCGATTTCGAAGAAGAAGTAG